A segment of the Carya illinoinensis cultivar Pawnee chromosome 1, C.illinoinensisPawnee_v1, whole genome shotgun sequence genome:
TTTGCAGTTATGGATTGTTGCATCTGGACAAAGCCAAACCTGAAAATATCCGAGACATCACTAAGCatgtgaaggaaaaagaatgtCTGGTACCAGtcagaaaaagaagaatcttcCTCAATCGATCATTATACTTGTTCTACTGTAATAACTTGCAGAATAAACACGAAGTATACCACATAGCAATTTGTATGGTTAACATGGGTTCAAATCCAAGCACAGTTTGTTCATTAAATTACATCATTACAGAATTATCACTATATGTAGTTCTGGGTTCAGTTTCCCGCCTGTTCGATTTCCTCCCAATCCTCCTTCCATTCACAAGATTTGCCAAGTTATTTTCCACTCATATAACAGCTCAAAATAAGCCAAGTCATTCAAGACAGGTAAACTTGCCTTACATATATTACACAGAAGAAACATTATGGAATTGGGGTTTTCTTTCTGAACATAAGTGTAATGTTTTAGTGACATAGGCAGCTGCAGCAACATTAGAATTATGGTCTGGATTTTTTCTGTCTTGAATTCTCCTATGTAGTCCACATTGGTTCCAATTTCAAAAATAGTATTTaatattgagatgagaaatattgaGGTCAATTTCAGTTTTTTTGAGGAAAATGAAGGAATTTCGAAGTTTTGGAACATTGTTAGTAAGATCATCCGGATGTATAAAAGTTAGAATGATCTGAGGTAGATATAACCCAAGTAATTGATGCAAAAGGCCGATGAATCAAGCAATAAAGTTGATTTGTTGTTCTTGATCAATCCAGGGTTTGAGTTTAGTTCAACTTATGGCACTGAGAATGTTagaaatatacttttttttttggataaataatGTTAGAAATATACATTTATCATGATGAATGATGCAGCTTACTTTTAAAGACTGGATTAGTTCTGAACAACATGGCAAATCTTAGACCATGAACAGGACAGAACAGGAGGAAACAGAACTGGAGAGCCGATGacgaaagtttttatttttgtacaaCATGCATAGGGGTGATTTAGGTTTCAATAGGGAAATTTCAATCTTCACATAGATCACTAtcttcattcttttttattctaCCCCAATACTGATCTTGAACCATCAACAAAGCTGAAACTAAGAACCAAGTTTGTATATTAGGGCACACAAtgtttcttttattgttttgggcTTTGCCTAATTCTTTGATTAGTAAAGTTTTGtttacctatataaaaaaaaagagttagtaTATTAGGGCTCACCTTTACACAGATCAATTCCTGAACTGCCAGTACCACGATGCCGATGAGAAGATCAATCCAATTACCATCAAGACTGCTAAGCTTTAATCATCACAGAGATGTTGAATAATATTAGAAGGATTATGTTTGCTTTTCCTTTGTAATAAAGCAAGAGATGGAACAGAATGCATCAAAACTGGCACCGCCCAAGCAAATACTGTTAATAAAACTTCAAGCAAGGTCCTGCTTATCTACTCAGCTAACTCTATTGAAAAACACACGTCCGTTGTCTCACAGACCGTGGCTGGCGAGGAAAGGAGAAAGGGCCACCTGACAATTTCCTATTATTTGTCCTGTTAGACCTAGCTTCATCATTCATATCTGTATTTGTAGTAACTGCAAAGGACAAAAACAACttcatgaaaatcaaaatacataaattagagCTGAAAATTCTATGAAGACATGAACAAGTTGTATCCCAAGATTTCAACCATTTAGGAAATAGATAAGGTTAGCCTCACTATTACCCTTCCTTTCCCAACTAGATGAGGTTTCAACAACATTGCCTTGTCCTCGAATTAAACAAAATGCTTTATCAGGTGAACATGGTCTAATCAATAGATgacaatttaaaatttagaactTGATAATGTTTTAGAAAAACTTGAGTAGAAATTTTCTGCCCTTCATTTTTACACAGATGAAAAGCTGACCTGTTATACCTACCCAACAAGGAGCTGAAAACACAAATTAACATAGATTTCACCCCAATGACCGTTCACCAAAAAGCAAAATATTACAAGCACCCTATTTCCACCTGATCGGCTCTGGAAGCAGTGAAACATATTTGATTTGCGGACATACATTAAAGAACATGAATCCCATGTCAAGTCATAACACTTTTGCATGCACACAGGCAAGAGAGTGACATCCTTTAATAAGacagtataatatttttatttaatttaatgacCTGCTCTTTACACCCTCTATGATTTAGCACAAGTAAACATAACCTGAGAACTCAGGTTTGAGGGCAGTTCAGGCCCCTAGAACTCAAAATAAAGTTTTTGACTGAAACTGCATTATGAATAGTACAATCTTCAAATTGCCAAGAGGTgataattgttaaaatataataatgttGTATATTCAGAGGAGGATTGAAATCAgattaaatataaatgataaaacTTTTAAGGCCCATTAAagtataaaatattgttttttggTGTACAACGTTTATTAGACAAAGCTTTCTACCTTCGTTTGATCCATTAGGATTTCTCAAACCTAGCCCATTTGCAGCTGCAGACACTGCATGAGCCCCAATATCAGTGTCAACAATTCCACCTTTGCTTCCAACCCTAAGAGAAATCCAATCCTCAAAACCACTCATTACAGGATGTGGGTGTTCGACATTAGACTGCTCCAACATCTCAGCCGACTGAATTGGAAGGAAATTTTGCAGCGAGGGGTCCTCGCTAATAAATGCCATGGGATTATCAACCATGCCATCATCTATTTCATTACTGGTATAGCAAACAGAAGAACTTAGGATATGTCCACCAGAATTTACAGTTGATCTTGAAGCTTCTATGTTACCATTCATAGGCACTGAACAAGGAACTGAAGTACGATCCAAATCGACAAAAGCATCTGAGACATCTGAATCTgtgccaaatagttggaaagcagaGCCAGCTTGAGTACCCATAGAATATGGCCAGGGAGATAATCCAATCTCATTGCCATTACCACTCTCACTGACATTAAAGAGACCCAAACAAGAGCTCAAGCCAATATTCAATGCTGGATCTTCTAAATATGGATCTCGAACACTTGGAAGAGCAGACAGAGAACGCACAAGATTATTCTCTTCTTCCGAATCACTAAGAACTATGATGTCTGCATCCTCCCCTAGTGCAGAACTCCCATTTTGAATTCCAAAAGTAGGGCCAGAATGGGACATTGAAGTGATCTCATTTCCATCATTGGTAGAGATTTGGATTCCAATAAGCCCCCCACAGTCCTGATTAATACTTGGGTTTTCATCATCTCCGCCACTTCTACTAGTGCCACTGCTGGACATTGTTATGACATTTTGGCCACTATTCTCATTATTTGCCTCTAGTCGATTCCTGGAGGAGAGGACAACATGCTGATGTTTGCTGATCGTAAACCCACGTTGATTTCTTATACCTATATTTAGATCACTGTCATCTTTAATATCATCTTCCTCATTAATCTGCCTTGGAAATTCAAAATTCGATGCAGCTTTATCATTAACAATGCAAAAGGAACTGTCAGGGAAATGCCATTGCGCAAGATCACTAAATGCACCCTTGGTTTTTGCACTCCAAGAACCATCAGCTTTCACATTAATCTCCGTAATGTCTTCTCCACAGTGCCTCATCTGTCCCAAAAGATAAACAGTAACAAATGCTTTTATTCCACGTCATAAAAGCAACATAAGCTAATATAAATTCCAGATATCAACTGTGAGGCTACCATAGTTGTGATACGATTGAAATAAGGGTCAATGATGATGTCCTCCAAAGAGTAGTTCTTGAGGCAAATGGGACATTGCCACTGCAACCACATTAAATTACAAACTCATAActacaaaattatttaataaaacaaacaaaaatggtCAAAGAAAATGGGAAATCAGCATACCTTCCTAGAGCGTTGGTTTAGCTCCACAAAAACTTCAAGATCAAAGCAGCCCATGTGGGCACAAGGTTTGAATCTACCAGCAACCTTCATTCTAGAGCCACTCATCTACCAATCAAAGGTAAACATAAATCAAGAGGCAAAATAACTACTGAGCTCTGACTTACTAACATAGCTGCATAAATCACTTCATGGATATTGTAATAAGCCAGTTAGAACAAAAGCATTCCATATAGTTGCCATTAAAGGTATTATTGATTCAGCAACAATAAGGGCCTTTAATGCGTATGGACATGCGGTGCTAAACTGATACTTGAAGGCATGACAAATTTGGCATCTAGCTGATGAGCATGTGAAATATCAGAAACCAAAGTTCACATAGGGCAATCTGAACGAACTGATTAATGACATTTGGACCACTTAATCAGAGGAACTAATAATCAACAGGCATTGAAAGGTACCGGAGCTTTTTCAGGTTTTGACCTCACATTTCTGCAGGTCCAAGTTTAGTATGTTTGTTCGCAAAATGTACAACcaataaggaaaaaaagtaGCATGTatcctgtaacagcccgctagaaattcaattgtggaatttcttttgaccttaagaacctcgtgaaaattccgtaagtttacacgaatcgactaatcgcataggttttagcctgtcaacatagttagtgttatcactcactatggtgccagaaatgcgattttaattatttgagatagttagaagtatcagaatacattatagtctacaccactaggcttaattgaatatttaagatttttcagtactaagtttattacgtttatttttggagtgaatagtaatctcggtaaacgtactaaacgcagtgttttcaaaatcacagtgtgaaatgtccaaattaggttagcgaaattttatttggatacttggcaagatcttaaccacacataatgaatagtattagatacttagcacaaagagaaaccattagatggaattgtgaaggaaatcaaggtgtgagatcatgacacctaagcaaaatacatatttggaaaatatcttaagaacatagatttaaaatacacatggaaagattttaactatcttactcttccaagtttactccacatttagaaaatattttaagctaatttcgtggatattattgggtaaaaatatcttgagttgatttttgtagatattattaggtaagagagtcctacactccactctcactccggtaagagagtcctacacttaactctcactttgggtaagagagtcctacacttaactctcactccagcctcatctcttccatatcttatccacaagtgtCTCCAGCCAcacctccccacgaaattatcttcatttatgctttccattgaaagaataccaaacactctctctcggacagcttttaggagttcctttgcacacccatttcgaagtttttgtaagtgttttatcataaagtctccttcatataagttgttcctctttgagtctagtttccgtagatgtatttttcgtatcattccatggtcatttggtcagtcaaaagtatttttaaccatggaaaggtcattctgggcgtgaatctggagagtatgttatagtttggagtttttgaccaagctaatggatagatattggtccgaaatttttatggagtattgttaacatgtatatatgactattggttgaggatttttgcatgattaaaggttttgatgaaagattttcttagatttagaaacttagaaactggaagaggaaaaacagtttctgttttgagaaagtctaactctttggtggtctaaacctattctaatgactttaataattttattggaagatcctaagtatcttatatacatgttatattattattttgaagatatttgatgttagtttcaaagatatgaaattttatgcaaagagatattcaaataagccaaagtgtggatattcttggctaaatttatgttttggttaatttcaaaccatgtgattttgaattagaagcttatatatgttttaggacatctttttaaaccatgtgatagtttggtttgaagatcatatatttataagtcatagatcaagagatttatcaaaactagttgaggaaaaagtttctgtttttggactaagtgtaaaaccaaaaactccaaatgttattttgtgattttggtgactttggtttgatgatttaaagcatggttgatgttaggatgatattatgaatatgttagaagtaagatttgatttttgaaactcttggagatgttttgatttaaggtcaaaacttgtgattcaagtgcttggatctttttacaaaaaagtttggtgttaattattagctttttctaaatgaatgttttaagtatggttttgaacttaggattggaagatatttgttgcaaaattttggtttaagcatgagttttgaaattggaaggaattgcaacaaaaatcaagggaaatggcctatggatgtttcggccatagtgtgttcttcatagttgtgttttgttttaaatttttctgagttgatatttaagtttaggacaaaatttacataaggaatatatattttgaaaacttttggagttagtatgcaaaatccttaagttatgggtaaaacggtcattttcccacatgtagagagtaaaatgaaacttttactctttaagttagtattttctatatttcaaattattagtgatttagttctaacttttagaatcactaattacagttcctcgtgatcgcacttgaagttttataagaaacgcgaaaatcgaggtaagttagcttttaacttgctagcagtctactgtgtatgtgtgctaagtaaaggaactatagtgtatgtatgtatgttatcatatatgtcatgccatgccaagttatcacgtaattatctattatacagaatttattgtGTCATCAagttttatctgttacataatatattctgtcatgtattactgtacattacaagtatgtcatgttaaatatgttgtctattatatattatgccatgttacgaaatgtttctatctcaagttggtcatgtatttcaagttatgttcaaatcacgttatgttacgtcagggctctagtcctttcgttttccagtcacgtttcatcttgaatacatatagtttgtgtagaatacatggggccacaacaactgtggagtatgtattcacgtagaatacatggggccacaacaactgtggagtatgtatttacacgtagaatacatggggccacaacaactgtggagtatgtatttttcatgttaagtcaagtttgtgtagaatacatgaggccacaacaactgtggagtatgtatttacacatagaatacatggggccacaacaactgtggagtatgtatttttcatgttaagtcaagtttcagatcaagttcatgtcaagtcaagttcagtttatgtttcaatttaagttatgttaattatgttatgttgtacgccaagttatgctttaattacttatgaatttgattatgcatttatgcttttattgtcatccatgcatcattagcttgtgtgaaagttttttgttaacttactaagatttgtaatcaaatctcactttggtagtctcaactaccattcctcccgaatggtagatcttgttacaggacctgaaggagaatcaggagctgatcaactagacacagttgactaagcgacggtgcgacgtcaatgttaatatagtagttaacgtaaattattacttgtacaatggagttgcatctttagtactttttggattataaccattttggactagtgttgtgatctattcaatgggtctttatgtatgaagtatgttttaagcatttgggatattttcaatttggtgcatagtattgctaaaaaaaaaaattatccgctgcgaatattgcataatgttagatgcatgttaggaacattgcatcttatatgtcatgaacgggggcaggtaaccttgtgttgcatgtctcgacgtttcaaatgtccgtccgatcccaaacggaatttgggggcgtcacatatccAGTCAAATGTTCACATTTCcacagaaaaattaaattagcaaAAGGCAGTAATGAGTATAGCACAAAGGGGAACAAGTCTTCCACAGAATGGAAATAAGATACAGTAGTTTCAGCAAATCATGATTACATCAAAGGAGTAAACTTCTTGACCATAAAAATATCGAACGAAAATCAATGATTACTTACAGGGCAACGAAGACTAACTGTAATTGAATCAGCAATGAGTTCCACATCACTATCACTGTCTTCATTTGTTCCAGCATCCCCACCACAAATGCAACGACGAACACGGGCAAGTGCATCCTCAAAAGCCTCACCATCTGCTTCCCCAGGTATCAAGTTGAGAACCTTCTCATTGATTTGGCAAAcagaagcaaaaagaaaaagaagaagaagatgataatGAGAAGCCACTGAAACCAAGCATGAGAAAAAGCAGCAAATAGGGGATTGACTATAGAACATATTATTCAGTGAACAGAAACTGTAAATTGAccataataatgataataacaaTAAGGATGATGTCAATTATTTATCGAACAAAAAACAATGATGATGATCAGAATAATGAAAACATATTCAGCTAGTTGGGGAACTACTAACAGtcatataataaacaacttcAACATTATAAATGCTAACTAAGGTAACAGACATAAGGATTCTCCATGAATGCACAAGCCATGTAACTTGTTGATAATGATAAGCAGTTTCCCTTGACATCAGAAGTTCCAGGACGACATTATTTTTTCAAGTATCATCACATGGGAAAAACAAGTTCAAGTACCTGCTGAACTGTACGCCGCCTTACAAGTCTGATGCCAAAGCAGAAAACACGAGCATCACGTCCTGACAAGGAAATCTTGTTCATTCCCTCCCCGATGTATAATCTGATCTgataagaaaaaacaagatATTAAATTAAACTCTATTACCAAAGAATGTAAGAATCTAATTGAAATAtccaagtattttttttatttttatttttttttgttttgggggggggggggggggggggggaagaaaaTTGAAACCTACATGAGCATCTTCATGGACTATCAACAAACACGTCAGtatatgggaaaaaaaaaatgaaggttaCTCACAAATGCACCATCATCACGACCATTAGCACCTAACAACTGAGATCCTTGTCTATTAACTGTTCTAACTTGCATACCTACAAAATCATGTGCAAGAACCACCAAGGGAAAGTTCAGTCAGGAATAACAATTTTTTACTTTCTTCTAATCCAAACGACTGTGTGTGGGCAAAAATAGCTTGTTACAGCAACAAAATTAATTCGTGTGGGGGCAAGAAGCCCACAAGGTCAGGATGAACTTAGTACCATGACCCACGTACTGAAGCGTGCAATTAACCTAATTGATTACGATTTACACGAGGGAACTTGGCAGAGTTATACAAGTTTAACCAAATTGAATATGAATTTGGGCAAGATAGCTCATGGAGTGATCCAATTATAGAGCCTGAGAAATTGACCAAAAGCCATGGTTAGTTGATGCCCCTGTTTCCAACCACTTAAGTTTCAATGTCCCAATGCCAATTTCGAAAGACGTCAATCATTTTCAGATTACTTGTGGGATATCCATATTTTACACCTCATAAGCAAGCCACACCTAAGTCTATCATACCTTGAAGTTCATCATAATAGCTGGCCTCAAGGACCGTCTATAAGTTTATTCCTATATAATcagtagcattttttttttttataagtaaaaatatattaatatcaataggcaTAACCAAGTACACTGTGTGTATACAAGAGAGAACACCTAGCCCCATAATAGAGAGCCCCTAATGAACATCGCCCAAGAGAGAGAAATTAGAAACCTATCTAATATACAACAAGCCCTATTGGAACAAAACACACCTCCCCAAAGCAAGTCAAGTCACTGTAACTACCTCAACCCCTTGTTTCCCACACAACTAATACTCCACTAGCATATTAcgaaaaactttttaaaaccaCTAGTCAGAGATTGTAGTTTTCAGAAAAACAGATGTGCCCCCTCCcccaatggagagagagagagagagagagagagagagagagagagagagagagagagagagagagagatggagtgATGGTAATGAGGTAAACCATTACATTGTGGATGCAAGCGATATATCACCTAATTACTGGGGAAAGAGCATCGAGCTCCATACCATTAATCTGTAAATCTGCATGCAGTGGCCACTGCATCCTAAATGAAACGCTATCATTGAGAAGTATGCACCAAACCTGTGTGACAAGAATGTATTAAATACAAATAAACCTATCCACCAGAGAACACGAAACACAAGACCACAATCAATCAGTAAACATAAAATATCACTTGACAACTACTGAAGTGAAACAAACCTGAACATCATATTCTGTATTCCGTATCAAATCTGTATCATCTCTTGTCAGCTGAAATGTTTTTTCCACATTCTGTAGTGGATTTGTACTAAAAAATCATTGGAAAAAAAGGTTAAATAGAACAcatcaaaaggaaaaatgacATCAGTAATATGTCAATAAAATACAGTAATTAAATTCTCAatccaaataaaaaactaaaacaaagttgaaaaggaaaatatgcATTTACTACTCCACGTTGTCTTGGTCTTTGAGTCTGATTACTCTAAGGTATCTCCACCACTTTCTTTCCAACCAAGTAaaacattttttcttcttcctttatgaTAAATAGATATGAAAAAGCATCTAACTTTTATACATCAATCAAGTAAAAAGTTTCTTCACCAAAGACCTTTCGCTACTGTTGAAGAGATGCAGCATTGGATGGTGAGCTGTTGCAAAGCTCATATTGTCATATAGATctaataccccatatgataaggattaGGGTAGGTGGTCTATAAGATTCTACATTGcttggaaatgagaagttcttactctttataatatttcagtggggctctaattgtatcattgacttgTCCTTTTGGAGtttagg
Coding sequences within it:
- the LOC122289595 gene encoding E3 SUMO-protein ligase SIZ1-like isoform X2, whose protein sequence is MQKEMDLVSDCQGKLASFRIKDLKDVLAQLGLSKQGRKQDLVDRILLVLSDEEVYPARGSAKKNIIGKNGAVKIIDDAYRKIQNMESADLPTKGQSALETISLRPEGEFENSINSGVKICCPCGSSLPTESMIQCVDPRCQVQQHIGCVIVPEKPFSPPVPLFYCEMCRIKRADPTNPLQNVEKTFQLTRDDTDLIRNTEYDVQVWCILLNDSVSFRMQWPLHADLQINGMQVRTVNRQGSQLLGANGRDDGAFIRLYIGEGMNKISLSGRDARVFCFGIRLVRRRTVQQVLNLIPGEADGEAFEDALARVRRCICGGDAGTNEDSDSDVELIADSITVSLRCPMSGSRMKVAGRFKPCAHMGCFDLEVFVELNQRSRKWQCPICLKNYSLEDIIIDPYFNRITTMMRHCGEDITEINVKADGSWSAKTKGAFSDLAQWHFPDSSFCIVNDKAASNFEFPRQINEEDDIKDDSDLNIGIRNQRGFTISKHQHVVLSSRNRLEANNENSGQNVITMSSSGTSRSGGDDENPSINQDCGGLIGIQISTNDGNEITSMSHSGPTFGIQNGSSALGEDADIIVLSDSEEENNLVRSLSALPSVRDPYLEDPALNIGLSSCLGLFNVSESGNGNEIGLSPWPYSMGTQAGSAFQLFGTDSDVSDAFVDLDRTSVPCSVPMNGNIEASRSTVNSGGHILSSSVCYTSNEIDDGMVDNPMAFISEDPSLQNFLPIQSAEMLEQSNVEHPHPVMSGFEDWISLRVGSKGGIVDTDIGAHAVSAAANGLGLRNPNGSNEVTTNTDMNDEARSNRTNNRKLSGGPFSFPRQPRSVRQRTCVFQ
- the LOC122289595 gene encoding E3 SUMO-protein ligase SIZ1-like isoform X1 — protein: MQKEMDLVSDCQGKLASFRIKDLKDVLAQLGLSKQGRKQDLVDRILLVLSDEEVYPARGSAKKNIIGKNGAVKIIDDAYRKIQNMESADLPTKGQSALETISLRPEGEFENSINSGVKICCPCGSSLPTESMIQCVDPRCQVQQHIGCVIVPEKPFSPPVPLFYCEMCRIKRADPFWVTVVHILSPVKLVAPTIPTDGTNPLQNVEKTFQLTRDDTDLIRNTEYDVQVWCILLNDSVSFRMQWPLHADLQINGMQVRTVNRQGSQLLGANGRDDGAFIRLYIGEGMNKISLSGRDARVFCFGIRLVRRRTVQQVLNLIPGEADGEAFEDALARVRRCICGGDAGTNEDSDSDVELIADSITVSLRCPMSGSRMKVAGRFKPCAHMGCFDLEVFVELNQRSRKWQCPICLKNYSLEDIIIDPYFNRITTMMRHCGEDITEINVKADGSWSAKTKGAFSDLAQWHFPDSSFCIVNDKAASNFEFPRQINEEDDIKDDSDLNIGIRNQRGFTISKHQHVVLSSRNRLEANNENSGQNVITMSSSGTSRSGGDDENPSINQDCGGLIGIQISTNDGNEITSMSHSGPTFGIQNGSSALGEDADIIVLSDSEEENNLVRSLSALPSVRDPYLEDPALNIGLSSCLGLFNVSESGNGNEIGLSPWPYSMGTQAGSAFQLFGTDSDVSDAFVDLDRTSVPCSVPMNGNIEASRSTVNSGGHILSSSVCYTSNEIDDGMVDNPMAFISEDPSLQNFLPIQSAEMLEQSNVEHPHPVMSGFEDWISLRVGSKGGIVDTDIGAHAVSAAANGLGLRNPNGSNEVTTNTDMNDEARSNRTNNRKLSGGPFSFPRQPRSVRQRTCVFQ